gcatataaacactttttttttttttttagatcattttcttcaaatgttatTGATATGGTGTTCCCAGTGTAAAAAAAGATtacactacaaaatacagaaacattaagtgttcaggagcatcccaatcctttagatgagcacatatgtggatgtgcgTTTGCACACACAAAGCCCTCGGGCATGTGTGCATCATCTTTCCATGCAAACTCTGAGGAATATTTAAAGATCTACTAATCATATTTggttgtgtttgggctcgtttgaattgGAATAGTCTGCTTAGGTTAAGATGTAATTGCCTATGTtatatgtacaggtgaaactcgaaaaattagaatatcgtgcaaaagttcattaatttcagtaattcaacttaaaaggtgaaactaatatattatatagactcattacaagcaaagtaagatatttcaagcctttatttgatataattttgatgattatggcttacagcttatgaaaaccccaaattcagaatctcagaaaattagaatattacatgaaataaataaaaaaaaaaggattttaaatacagaaatgtcggccctctgaaaagtataatcatgcatatgtactcagtacttggtttgggccccttttgcattaattactgcctcattgcggcgtggcatggatgctatcagcctgtggcactgctgaggtgttatggaagaccaagatgcttcaaaagcggccttcagctcttctgcattgtttggtctcatgtctctcatctttctcttggcaatgccccatagattctctatggggttcaggtcaggcgagtttgctggccaatcaagcacagtaataccatggtcattgaaccaggttttggtacttttggcagtgtgggcaggtgccaagtcctgctggaaaatgaagtcagcatctccataaagcttgtctgctgaaggaagcatgaagtgctctaaaatgtcccggtagatggctgcgttgactctggacttaataaagcacagtggaccaacaccagccgatgacatggctccccaaaccaacacagactgtggaaacttcacactggacttcaagcatcttggattgtatgcctctccattcttcctccagactctgggaccttggtttccaaatgagatgcaaaatttgctctcatcagaaaagaggactttggaccactgaggaacagaccagttctttttttctttagcccaggttaagacgtttgacatttgaagcccatgtgcaggacccgtctgtgtgtggtggctcttgatgcagtgactccagcctcagtccactccttgtgaagctcccccacacatttgaatggccttttcctgacaatcctctccaggctacggtcatccctgctgcttgtgcacctttttcttccacacttttcccttccacttaactttctattaatgtgctttgatacagcactttgagaacatccaacttcatttgcaattaccttttgaggctttccctccttgtggagggtgtcaatgatggttttctgcacaactgtcaggtcagcagtcttccccatgattgtgaattcaactgaaccagactgagagaccatttaaaggctcaggaaccctttgcaggtgtttagctgattagagtgtgacaatttgagcctacaatactgaaccttttcacaatattcgagttttctgagattctgaatttggggttttcataagctgtaagccataatcatcaaaattatatcaaataaaggcttgaaatatcttactttgcttgtaatgagtctatataatatattagtttcaccttttaagttgaattactgaaattaatgaacctttgcacgatattctaattttttgagtttcacctgtatgtttcaggaagtaataaggaaacaCGTGACAAAAAGACACTACTGTTTGGCCTCTGaatgaaacaaatttgctcactGCATTTCactaattgagacctttccaatgATATATAAAACATGGCTACCTcatctttttaatgttttgaccaactctgaatataactGTTGTGATCACAAATTttcaaataatgaaaacaaaacagtaCATAGGAGATTTGTTAACAATCTCATCAAACAGTCATTTTAGACAGGGAACATAAAAGGTGTTTGCACAACCAACCACAATGGttaaatgaaaaattataaaCAATGTTATGTTTAAAGAATTAATTCTGCATGAATTCTAGAAGATATTCAGAAGTCTCTTACCATCCGTGTCATTAATGTGAGGAGCTCTGGCAGTAAACCTGTCTGCTGCTGCCACAGTTATACCTGCATTGTCCACTTCTTTAAGGATAAATCTAGCAATGTCAATATCTTGTATGTCATCTGCATCCTCTACCTGCAAAGACAATCGTATTAAAATGTCTGAAAGAGTGAGGAAAATGTAAATCGAGTATTACGTGCATATGCAGCATAGACAGGAACAATGTACATTAAACGATAGATGGTACAATTCACTGTTTTCATGCAAAATGCTTAAGTTAAATTATTTAAGTATGCAAGCTAATGGGGCAGTGTTGTATTCTGGGTAAAAAAGCAGGAAATATTATACCTGATTAGAAAGTTCATTGTCGttatcatcatcatcgtcgtctGTAGCATATTTGGTATCATCAGCCTCATCATCATCGTCGTCAACAAGCTCGGGCCGGAACTCAAACACTTCTCTTCCACTGACCTACAGGGCAATCCATGAAACAGATGTGCTACAGATACAAAGCTACAGACAACACTATTATAACAGCATAAGTTTTTGAAGATCATGGCCCTAGTACAAACAGCTTTCTTTGATACCAAAACTTTACTGCCACCCACTGGTGAAATAATTGCTTCACTGTTAAAACATCCATTTAATTCAGCTGAACTGTGCTGCTGTTAATCATGCAAACAGAGGAAATCAGCAGTGACATCATCTTTACTCACCCCAAGAGCCCTGCCAGCTTTGAAGTCGGCTTTCTTTCTCTCCATGTCCTCCTCTGCTTTAGCCATTTTCTCTTGCCTTTTACTTCTCTTCCAGGCCAAGAACGTTTCCAGAGTAATTCGAGTGACGTTCGCTCCAAGGGCACATCGCTACAACAACAGGTGATCTTAACAAAACTTCTAAAAACACTAACAGATCCAATCAACAACACTTTAAAAACGTGTTTACTTTCAAATTGCAGGCAGCTCAGCTCTAGTTTACACTctacagccctctacattgcgagtaaatcactcacatatgcaagTACATTTCGCACTGTGAccaaaaaatgtctgttattagccactggcaagtaaatattaacatttcacaagccagtgatagagttgtgtaggtTCGAAGCACCGAGGCCCTTTTACTGAAcaaaaagcagttgattaagaagctggatttaGCCTtgtctttccctgcatgctgtctCATGAGCGAGCAGGCAAAAtcacttgtgtctcattcagttgatcTCCGGGAACCGCCCCGCTGAAGTCTCAAGAGCAGCTCTTTTGAGAgcatgtgaagatgaaccacttctcaagcgctctgatgtgcATGTCATCTACAGAGGCTTGCGACAAACTCCCGCCAAAACAAACAAGGTATAAACCTATTAATTTTGTGAACACAATGCAGCTTCACTTAATGGCCATATAATTGCTAATGTCCatgtcattgtgggtttattaaCAGACACGCAGTGAGAGAGGAGATGCCTTGCTCTATTTCTGTGTagatgatcaaatgcaagaaacagaatctcagagtcttccttcatgagaaatgagggcttgtgagttaatcagagagccttaaaataatgtgtgaaagtgaagaatttaaggcagaaatattttactaacgcataatataatataaaataatataatagctatacaggttggctgggttacataagaagcaaaagaaaacaaaacattgaaaaagtccaatggatcaaaagtaaatcggacaaatatgagatatatattttagtttagacatattttggtaattaaaatattattttaacaattttaaatgttatacttttaaatttagccttattttattatatgaccaaGCTAAATTTGTCTTCGAAATGACTTCTGTTGTGTGCATGCACACATAGtgtgtttgtatggtaattaatagTCATCGTGAAACATCTAAAACAGacaattgtcagccaaatttcacaatcatgacccctaattttcattattagctTCCCATCtagttaattgtttttttttttttaatttgtacaaaatttcaaacagtgacaacagcttgtatcattactaaaaaagcaatttcatgacatcatataaattgatagaatgtgaatgTTGTACATAAAATGTGACTAAATTCATAAAGcaaaatctaaagaaaaataattacaatatactatattgcgtgaatatatatgaagaggcccccttctctcagtttgcttaatatatttttaagttgcATAATGCTTACATGTCATCAAAAGTCtggtgagtaaaaacaaaaaaatactagTCAATGAcaattctttctccaacatgatcgtaGAGGGTTGCTCTAAAGTGTTCCTTTTCTCTTCTCTCACCTCAGTCTCTATTAAATCCTCCAGTGAGATCTCCTCCTCATTCTTTTCCTCCTTCTTCTTGTCCTTCTTCAGAACGAACCCCACAGGAAGAGCGTGGCGGTACATACAGTTGTCACCTCCCCCAGGACAAACCCAAAACCAGCCATACTTGTTGATTTCAATGGCATCAAGAAAATACCTACACaccttaaaaacaaatatatacgattatttgtggattttcgATGGGAGCTGATAAATCTAATATAAATAACCataaaaatcaaatcaatattaaagggttagttcacccaaaaattaaaatactgtcttcaccctcacgccattccagatgtgtatgactttcttctgctgaacacaaatggaagattttaagaagaatatctcagctctgtaggtcctcacaatgccagCGAATGGTGATCAGagctttgaagatccaaaaagcacataaaagcagcataaaaataatccataaaactccagtggttaaatcttctAAAGcgatgatagatgtgggtgagaaacaaatcaatataaaataatttttcactattaatctccacctttgaccagcctcaAAAAATAGgttgctgaatgtgaaagtggagattgatacttaaatgttgatctgtttcttacccacatctatcatatcacttctgaagacatgggttaaactaatggagtcatatggattaattttatactacctttacatgctttttggaccttcaaagttctggttaccatttacttgcactgtgaggaccCTGTGaggagatattcttaaaaaaatctgtgttcagaagaagaaaatgtCATACATCTGGgtgtggcataagggtgagtaaatgatgagatttttattatttttttttttttttacttttaagtaaaGATAGAAATTATTGAAGATCACAatcatttctttttttgaaaTGGACATTTGGGTGTGATGAACTAAATAATAAATCTAGCCAGAACCAACAATTTGTGTTTTTGCTTTCTTCTTTTCATCCTCTCCATGTTTTTTGTTCACAACTTCCTCAAGTTTCTTTTCATCCCAATTATCCATGGTGTctgcaatttcaaaataaaaatgcaagttaaaaacagaattatataatattatgagcaatatttaaaaatctatttgctGATTCTAAGTATGCATAACTTACATCAATAAATTAGCCAGGctgaaataaaactgaattgacTACTAGGCTGATTAACAGAAATGTTTAACAAAAACTCTACTTGTGACAGACCTGAAATCTAAAAACAGTCTTACCAaggaattaaaattatttatattttcattttttgaagTGCATTTTGGGCAAATATGAATTTACAAATATGGTTTATAATATGTAAAATAAGAGTTCATCTCATTTACTGTCATGGAATTATATTAAAAATCTATCTCCATTATTTTGGCCTTCCTGTTATCTAGACATTGGTATCAGCCATTGAAAACCCCATATCAGTTGATCACAGTGCTATGAAAGTAATGTTGGTCTCACCTTTCTCCAGGTCTTCATCTCTGCCATCCACATACAAACTTCTCTTCTCACACTTCCTCTCCAAGCTGAGGTCATGAGAGAACTTACACTTATCACCTTTGGTGCACTGGCCTTGCTTGAAGAAAGCGCACAGCACTGACTTGGGATCCACACCTGAAAAGAAAGAAGAGTAACATCAAATCATTATAAAAGAGGAACTGTGTTATTagtatatagtaataataattcaaaatcaGGACAAAACTCTTTATATGATTTggttgcaacaaaaaaaaaatatatatatatattaacacgcAGCTGCATAATTCTAGCTAggactagaggtagaccgatatatcggttttagaACTTTCGGTTCCATTTCGATAAGGGCTATTTGGTATGGGGATATGTATTGTGGGGACGGAATAAAATGTCAACCGGTAGAGAATTTTCTATACCGGCTCCTCCTCGCTGCACGTGAGACTAAGACAAAAGTGAGGGATGAAACCAGTCAGAGAGATGAACACAGACTGCCGAACGACTCAAAATCAAGTCAAGACTCAAGAAggaattaatttttttgcatttgaaGGTGCCGTTTTCTCAAATTCATGGATGAAAGTGCTCTTTATGATGCACAGCATGCACGGGGAGAAAGAGAGTGCCTCAGGTTCTAATCACTTTATATTTCAAGAGAAAATGCATTATTAAATGATGCGTTCTCCGTTATGTGAAATGGACCCTCCGCTAAAAGCCCCGCTGCTCTTTATAGTTGCTGACACCCGTCAAGCTTTCCTACCCGCATCTGTACCGACACAGACAACGAAGCAATCGCACTGAATAAATTCCCtcagaaattattaaataaatgacagCTTAGTCACCTGTGCATTTATATCTAGTAGGCAATATGGTTGCTAAAAATGTTTGCAGTGTCCAGTGGAAGGCtaactttaaaacaaatatttggtGGAGGGGTTTgctccaaaataaaaaatgtctgctgTACAGAGAAGCCTCTTTATGGTGCTTGGATTGAAAAAATATGCATAGAATATTATTCATTGATTGAGAAAGTTTTTACTCATTGCAATTGACATAACAGGTGTTCCATTAGACTACTTTGGttttaaataaactattattttttcagataaaaaaaaaagaaaaaaaacaggctATAGGCCTATCTTCATGTACATATCATTATCAACAAAACTTAagaatatcaatatataatattttgctcATCACCCACACCTTACACAtggatatttattttttccaaaagaaaaataaactacattGTGATGTATAACTTTACCATGACATAAAATTTCTTATACCATGATATAGAATTTTGCTTATAGCAAAATTATGCTTGCACCCCTAATTCTGACAGTTGCGGCTAGTTTTATTTATACCTCCGTGTTCCTCTAATAATTAAGCTTTGAAAAATGCGACTATATGGAAACGTCCCTCATCAGCACATCTTGACCTGATAAACTGTCataataatgatatataataATTAGTTTTGTAAAGGAGCCAATTCTCCGTCATTTCAGAATAAATGTGTTTTAAGCTAATTTAGTGATAgaagtcccacattatgcacccACATCTTTTTCTCTGATTATAAttggttgaaaaataaacaaaatctgggattttattaattttgtactCTGGGCTTAATGTCTGTGACGGCTAAGAAAATCTCATAACATTCTAGGAATCTTGAAACTTTCGGCCAGttaatcagttatcagccttttccaccacatcagttatcagtattggcaaaatccactttCTGTCGACCTCTAGCTAGAACAAAAGTAACTGACATGCAGATGAAGACAAAAGTAGTCTCCGCCTTAGATGGGATGACATTGGACGGTTAATAGACTCTCTGATGCTTAACACAAAAACGGTAAgtgttggcaaaaaataaataatgaaatcacAAGTTCCAATCTTTTTGGCTGGCTTTGCACAACTCCTTGGAGTCAGGCCGCACAGGTTATAAACTAGAGAGTCAGTCTGCATATTCTGGTCTGTTTGTGGagttacagtactgtgcaaaggttttaggctcataagatatttcacaaaaacatttgtcttaagatggttatttatatcagcAACTTTactgtcaataggaaatatacattttatactccccaacattccttttgcaaacataatagaagaacagggagccctgcaacagatgacaTGGTCCttacagagccccccactgaacatcgtgtcagtctgagattatatagagagacagaagcaattgagacagcctaaatatataaaagaactgtggcaaattcttcaAGAAGTTtcgaacatcctatctgccaacaaccaagaaaaactgtgtccaggtgcaaGTATGAGAATTGGTGCTAAAGGCAACAGCGttcccaccaaatattgatttagctgtttttctgtttactggactttttatgatgttaattgattaatgaaaactattttttaGGAAATCCTCACTTtcaagtttttcacaagtgcctaaaacttttgcacagaactgtatGTCTTTGAAACAGTCTCTACTTTTGAATGAACAGAAATGATATCCAAAAAGTATAAGATATTTTCAACCAATTTCTTCAGTGTACAACCTTTACAGAACCAGTAACACCATTGTTTGAATTAATTACGGCTTTGTTGTTCACTGGGCTATACTCGTGGTATTATCAATTTCAGGTTTTTCTTAATGTCAAAGAAACTAACAGCCCGTTTTACATGTCAGCCATCTGGCTTTAGATTAGGAGAAAAGTTTAACAAGTTTTTGTCCCTCATTCAATACTCAATATCCATCATCAGTAACCTTTGCTGACTTTCTGAGCAACCACCACTGGCTTGAAGAGCTCATTCAACTCAGACAGCTCCTTCTTCTTGTCATCCTTCTTTTTGTTCTTATCACCTTCGGCAGCAACCTatagacaaagaaaaaaaacagaactCCGGATCACTGGCTTGGGATTTCAGACTTAAGAAAAGTACACTTAAATGAGCGTTATGTTACCTGCCGTGCATTCTGCTGGCCATACTTGACTTGATGAGTGACAGTTTTGATGAACTTCTGTTGTTTAGCtccctttttgtttttcagtCCAAAGGTTTTATCCTGCAGGAAATAGTTCAGTGACAATTGCACCAATGGCTTATTATAAAAACATTCCAGCAAACAATTGGTGAAACCAACAGgttacataatcagtttataagtCAGAAATCAATATCATGTTATGCTTGTAAAATGGGATGTTGTTTCAATCAAGCCAGTTCTTAATATGATCATgctaataacaatttatttttactagttaaacTTATTTTGGGGCTCTTTTAGCTCACACCATCATACAAAAGCGCCTCTAAAGTTCAGTCATAAGACAAGGAACTACAAAAACAACAAGAATGTTCAAGTCGCTCACGCTGACTCTCAAAATCGCCACAATTGGAACGCAATCATTCTAGAAGAACGTTCCAACGACCGACCCTTTGGTGGATTTAGGTAGACAGCTCACCAGAGTTTAGCACACCGCCTAAATGTGTCCTGTTTAGCAGGTTAGCTCATTTCACAGCTTTAATTCCCCTTTAATTTTCATCAAGATGACAATAACATATGAGACTGCTTTGTCTAGCTCTATTTAACAAATATATAACTCATTATTCTGCTACTTTCATTCACTTTAGACTTTAATATCATGACATTTTGCTGAAATGTGTCACACTGAGTGAATGAGAGCACAAGGCCCAGAGTTCAGCATGCTGCAGGAGTGCGTAAATTCAACAAATCTCACCTCAATGATTTTCTCTTTCTTCTTCTCTTGGGTTTTCTTATTGCCTGTAGCTTGAGCTGGCTTTTTTGGAGGCATATCGCTTTAGATAGACCACTATAAAGTAAGGAATTCCAGAAGCCGTATGTATAGAGATGTGTGTGATCGGCAAGCGCAGGCTAACCGCACTAGCAGCACAGTGGTGCATTCTGGGAAGTGTGGAGAGAGCATGATGTCAGCGCACATGTGAGACCACAGCGCCATCTAGCGTCTGCAGCGGCAAGTactttttaattaaagaaatagttcacccaaaatgggaaattctcccatcatttactcaccctcacgccatcccagatgtgtataactttctttttttttttttgctgagcacAAACGAAGTATATCTCAGTTTTTCAGGTCCTTGCAatcaaagtaaatggtgaccaaaaatgtgaagctccaaaagcaaataaaggcagcataaaaataattaataaggctccagtggtttaatccatgtcttccaaATAAATCCAAGTTGTTTagtgtgagaacagacaaaaaatataactcattttcaccatacatcttgacatcagcagatCCTTGgtgataatgatttcaagcttgattacactcaATAGCGCCATTTAGAAGATGGTAAAAAAGTTTACTCAAGATGTTGCTGGCTGCAACTCAGCCTTTAGAGGTTCAATATGGGTAGGATTACAAAGGGGGTGGGATTAGAGTATCTACTggctgccaggaacaaacccaggcacctTTTTACtctgtgtaatcaagcttaaaatcatgatcgtgcctagagactgcaatgacaagattaCCAGTAAAACTATATATTTTGGTCTGACTGGAGAttctttttggtcaccatttaccatttggaagtttttgtcaccatttacttgcattgcaaGGACCTACAGAGAAAATGCTGCATCAGAGCCGCTTTGCTGTTGTCATGACATTCAGTATGCATCTTGTTTTCGGTTGGCTATGCACATGAACCAACATATAGACTCTCACTGCAGCTCAATCTGTCCCAGATCCGACACAGTTCTGTTTTTGGATGACTGTGTGAACAGAAAAAATCACATTGAATCCAACATTTTCAATATGATCTACATGGGTTACTTTCATATGTGGAATTACATCGGATAAATACAGTATCACAGATGCGGTGTGACTTGTAATTCATGGATTTTTTACATCAAGCAAACTCAGCGTTCATCATAATTGCACACTTGAGACAATATTTTCTCTGTTCTATTGAGGTTGCATCTTGACTCCCCTTAAGCTTATAATTAATCAACATGCATTTTTTTCACCAGCCTCCACAGCATAACAGTTTGACTACCATTCTCTTTTTCCATACCATCTCTGTTGGTTTAATTGTGATGGACATGCCAGGTTAGAGGGTTTTTCAAACATGGGTCAGTTTAGGGGTGTTGCCTATTCATAACATTTTCTGATATGGGCCACATTTACAAGGTCTTCACAAAAATGCACATTGGAGCAGAAAATTAGAGCTTTGGTGTATAGCCAtcagtgtaacacacacacacacacacacacacacaaaatagataGCACACCTAAGGCCGAAATGATCTATGAAACAAATTGTCTGGTGGTTCATGTTGAATTAAGAATAGAATTACATAGTGCAAGGCCTAAAACAAGCTCAGTAAGCATAATGTTTGTGTACAACATGTATGATTAAAAGTAATGTTATTTATGGGATGGGGAAAGGTTTCTGTGAGATTAACAAGAAGATAAGCACATCTATAAATGAAGAGGAAGACCCCTTGAGCGGTATCATTAGGAGCAGATTTGATTTATCAGCATCAGACCAAATGTGTTCCCCATGTCCGTGTGATGGATAGTGTCTAATCACAAATGGACAACCTGCTGTAAGTAGCCATCATTAACTCTGGCAGTTTTTTACAAGCGACTGCTCTCTCTCCTCCTGCTGCATATCAGATCCTCCCATCCACAGCAAATGAGTCTTCTGTTATTTAACTTGGCCTCAGGAGATTTAGAGGAATATGTGgctgatgagagaatgttctctTGTGTGCAAAACTAGATACTCAAATAGTCTCTGGTGAACTGAGCTCAAGTATAGAGGAATTGCtggagggttttttttttataagagttttaaagcattttctcttcaatatttatttagactagtTGTAACAATCTTTTTGTCTCCAAGGTGACTCattgtccaagacaatatttgaagcCAATTTCAGGAGCTGTAATTTTGTAGGCCTACTTCTTGATTATTAGCAGTTTTAAGCCTTTTAATTAAGTTAGATTAATTTAACATAACAGAAGGTCGTCTTGCAGACGTTTGGTGAGGCCACAGTGGGCCTAGGCCCCTTGGTTAAAAAACACTGATTTagacctttggcccagtctgaacACTGTCCATTTTTTAGATTGGTTCATTATGTTTGTCttggcattttttttaaagcttgcaGGCCGACACAGTTTAATCAAAGAAGAAGTCTTGTGCTGAGCGGCCCAAACTGTAAAGATTGTCACACCTTTTGCATTGCATTATCATTTTGCCGATTCAGCAGATGGAGAGAAGACTGTTGCAACAGTGTGAGAAATCCAACAGGGAGAGGTGAGATAAACACACAGGCTTGggaaacaatgaaattcacagctACAGAAATAAATCTGCTCATTCACAATACACTGCATGCATTTGTCTGAAATACAGTGGTGGTTCAAATGTTAGTGGATGTTGTTCTTGTTTGGAATGTTGTAAGGATTGTTCtatattttaggtttattttttgAAATAGACCTTGTGTGCCATATCTCTGGATTCAATACACCAACttctataatataaaaaataagaacaaTCTTAATTATTCTTTCTGTTTTTAGAGAAACATTGTTTCGATTGGCAATcattttactgatttttttttctttctaagtTAAGAATTTAAGTTAAGATTAAGTTGCAGAGTTCAAAATGTACTGTTaagaatacatttaatacaatattaaaatcaaaatcattgtactgtttttattgtatgtTTCCACATTGTCCACTAGGGGGTAGTCAGTCTCTTGTATTAATAAGTTACTCATCTTAAACCATCataaatgtgtttacatacaTGTAGGGATTCATTAACAGAACAATCGTTATTTATTTGGTCTATAGAACAGTAGAGAATAGAGGACCTAAATTAAGTCTAATTATTGC
The Xyrauchen texanus isolate HMW12.3.18 chromosome 14, RBS_HiC_50CHRs, whole genome shotgun sequence genome window above contains:
- the LOC127655002 gene encoding zinc finger CCCH domain-containing protein 15-like, whose amino-acid sequence is MPPKKPAQATGNKKTQEKKKEKIIEDKTFGLKNKKGAKQQKFIKTVTHQVKYGQQNARQVAAEGDKNKKKDDKKKELSELNELFKPVVVAQKVSKGVDPKSVLCAFFKQGQCTKGDKCKFSHDLSLERKCEKRSLYVDGRDEDLEKDTMDNWDEKKLEEVVNKKHGEDEKKKAKTQIVCRYFLDAIEINKYGWFWVCPGGGDNCMYRHALPVGFVLKKDKKKEEKNEEEISLEDLIETERCALGANVTRITLETFLAWKRSKRQEKMAKAEEDMERKKADFKAGRALGVSGREVFEFRPELVDDDDDEADDTKYATDDDDDDNDNELSNQVEDADDIQDIDIARFILKEVDNAGITVAAADRFTARAPHINDTDDIKLSEASGGTMENGEHSEDQTLEEDGDGEDGEEESEAVPVDENLFTGEDLDELEEELNTLDLDK